A window of Anaerolineales bacterium contains these coding sequences:
- a CDS encoding ubiquitin-like domain-containing protein: MRQRWGSLRDGLRAWPAIPALVAAGVGLVVLVAATQKPFTVVVEGESQTVWSHARTVAGVVRSAGIRLQPGDETLPQRAAQVMPGDTIHLTPAREVEVHFASGSKTLSTASRIPANILAAAGIPLLPADSVWVDGLRISDPAQPLPSPPRRVRHAAASSTGLRLDGVQHEIRTAGPSLAQALEDTGERWYEGDRFDADPAGALSPEVGLDRSVLLTIASDGVTAKVRAVGPTVAAALLQAGVPLQGLDWASPGADAPVPKNGAIQVVRVRDEVLIEQEPIPYETRYEPDPEGLIDTQTVLDPGAFGIRANRVRVRKEDGIEVARQVEGEWVAREPEPRAVGYGTKVEIKTLDTEYGPLQYYRAVPMYATSYSPCRLGIPECDNITASGAILKKGIAALLVRWYRYMVGSQVYVPGYGIATIADTGGGIPGRYWIDLGYEDHDYQSWHDWVTVYFLTPVPQNPMWVLN, translated from the coding sequence ATGCGCCAGAGATGGGGAAGCCTGCGCGACGGCCTGCGGGCCTGGCCTGCGATTCCCGCGCTTGTGGCCGCCGGCGTGGGCTTAGTGGTACTGGTCGCGGCGACTCAGAAGCCGTTCACTGTCGTGGTCGAGGGTGAGTCCCAGACCGTGTGGTCACACGCCCGCACCGTTGCGGGCGTTGTCCGCAGTGCAGGCATCCGCCTGCAGCCGGGCGATGAGACCCTGCCGCAGCGTGCTGCCCAAGTGATGCCCGGGGACACCATCCACCTGACCCCTGCCCGGGAGGTCGAGGTTCACTTCGCATCCGGCTCGAAAACGCTCTCGACGGCCAGCCGGATCCCGGCCAATATCCTGGCAGCGGCCGGTATCCCACTCCTGCCTGCGGACTCGGTGTGGGTGGACGGGCTGCGGATTTCCGACCCCGCCCAGCCCCTGCCTTCGCCGCCCCGACGGGTACGCCACGCAGCCGCCTCTAGCACCGGCCTTCGCCTGGATGGTGTCCAGCACGAGATTCGGACTGCCGGCCCCAGCCTGGCGCAAGCGTTGGAAGACACCGGTGAGCGCTGGTACGAAGGTGATCGATTCGACGCCGATCCGGCCGGTGCGCTCTCGCCCGAGGTTGGGCTCGATCGCTCGGTCCTGCTCACCATCGCTAGCGATGGCGTGACGGCGAAGGTTCGAGCCGTCGGACCTACGGTCGCCGCGGCCCTGCTTCAAGCGGGCGTCCCCCTCCAGGGGCTCGACTGGGCCTCTCCCGGGGCGGACGCGCCCGTGCCGAAAAACGGGGCTATCCAGGTCGTTCGGGTGCGCGACGAGGTGCTGATTGAGCAAGAGCCGATCCCATACGAGACCCGTTATGAGCCCGACCCGGAGGGGCTGATCGATACCCAGACGGTGCTCGACCCTGGCGCCTTTGGGATCAGAGCCAATCGAGTCCGGGTGCGCAAGGAGGACGGGATCGAAGTCGCCCGTCAGGTCGAGGGCGAGTGGGTGGCTCGCGAACCCGAGCCGCGGGCCGTGGGCTATGGGACCAAGGTCGAGATCAAGACCCTGGACACCGAGTACGGGCCGCTCCAGTACTACCGCGCCGTCCCGATGTACGCCACTTCGTATTCTCCCTGCAGGCTAGGGATTCCCGAGTGCGACAACATCACCGCCAGCGGGGCGATTCTCAAGAAGGGGATCGCGGCCCTCCTGGTTCGTTGGTATCGCTACATGGTCGGCAGCCAGGTGTACGTCCCCGGCTACGGAATTGCCACCATCGCCGACACCGGCGGGGGAATTCCGGGGCGCTACTGGATTGACCTGGGGTACGAGGACCATGACTACCAGTCCTGGCATGACTGGGTGACGGTGTACTTCCTCACCCCCGTACCCCAGAACCCGATGTGGGTTCTCAATTGA